GGCCTGTGACTGCCGACACACTGATCTTCGACGACGCGATGAGGCGTCGGAGTGAGGAGATCTTGTGACTACGACACAGCCAGTAGGCGAGCGCCGGGTGGTCGCGAACGTTCTGCGCGGATCCATCGGCAACCTCGTCGAGTGGTACGACTGGTACGTTTACGCCGCATTCAGCGTGTACTTCGCGAAGACGTTCTTCCCCAAGGATGATCCGACGGCGCAGCTGTTGTCCACCGCCGCCGTGTTCGCCGTCGGCTTCCTGATGCGTCCGATCGGTGGCTGGGCGCTGGGCCGGTACGCGGACAGGTTCGGTCGTCGCTCGGCGCTGACCCTGTCGGTGACCGTAATGGCCGCGGGCTCGTTGATGATCGCGGTGACGCCTGGATATCAGACAATCGGCCTGGCCGCGCCCGCCTTACTGCTTGTGGCCCGGCTGCTGCAAGGTCTCTCGGTCGGCGGTGAGTACGCCACCAGCGCGACCTATCTGTCCGAGGTGGCCTCTGCGGGCAAGCGCGGGTTCTACTCCAGCTTCCAGTACGTGACCCTGGTCGCTGGCCAGCTCGTCGCGCTCGGGGTGCAGATCGTGCTGCAGCAGTTCCTCGACACCGCCCAGATGAACAACTGGGGTTGGCGGATTCCGTTCGTGATCGGCGCGGCCGGTGCGCTGATCGTGATGTGGCTGCGGCGCGGCATGGACGAGTCCGAGCAATTCCGTGCCGAATCCGCGCGGGCGAACAGCACAGCCGAAGCCGTGTCGGCCGGATCCGCGGGTGTGCAGAAGTCGCGCGGTTCGCTGCGCATCCTGTTGCAGTATCCGCGCGAATGTCTGCTGGTTATCGGGCTGACGCTGGGTGGAACCGTCGCTTTCTACACGTACACGACCTACATGCAGAAGTTCATGATCAACACCTCTGGCATCTCCAAGTCGACCGTCGCGTGGATCAACTTCGTCGCGCTGCTGGTCTTCGTCGTGCTGCAGCCGCTGGCCGGCGCGCTGTCGGATCGGGTCGGCAGGCGCAAATTGCTGATCTTCTTCGGCGTCGCGGGCACCGTGCTGACCGTGCCGATCATGACCGTACTCGCGCACACCACCGATCCGGTCGCGGCATGGGCGCTGATGATGGGTGCCCTGGTGATCATCACGGGATACACCTCGATCAACGCCATCGTGAAGGCCGAGCTGTTCCCGACCAAGATCCGCGCGCTGGGTG
The DNA window shown above is from Nocardia sp. NBC_01730 and carries:
- a CDS encoding MFS transporter, which produces MTTTQPVGERRVVANVLRGSIGNLVEWYDWYVYAAFSVYFAKTFFPKDDPTAQLLSTAAVFAVGFLMRPIGGWALGRYADRFGRRSALTLSVTVMAAGSLMIAVTPGYQTIGLAAPALLLVARLLQGLSVGGEYATSATYLSEVASAGKRGFYSSFQYVTLVAGQLVALGVQIVLQQFLDTAQMNNWGWRIPFVIGAAGALIVMWLRRGMDESEQFRAESARANSTAEAVSAGSAGVQKSRGSLRILLQYPRECLLVIGLTLGGTVAFYTYTTYMQKFMINTSGISKSTVAWINFVALLVFVVLQPLAGALSDRVGRRKLLIFFGVAGTVLTVPIMTVLAHTTDPVAAWALMMGALVIITGYTSINAIVKAELFPTKIRALGVGLPYALTVAIFGGTAETIALALKKGGHESLYFWYVAGCIAVSLVTYYFMRETSTASTIDAAEPTTDADTGSDVAAAEPGRPFVTVRD